In a genomic window of Temperatibacter marinus:
- a CDS encoding prephenate/arogenate dehydrogenase family protein — MSETAIFEKLAIIGAGMIGSSVAQAARLTGAVNRIVMTDRCDSVLREANALSLADDYTQDAAEAVVGADLVMLAVPVGAMGVAAETILPFMRSGAILSDVGSVKGDVLSTLDPLVPGDIHLIPGHPVAGTEKSGPSAGIQDLFDGRWCILTPPPGADQSAVEKLSAFWERLGSKVETMDAAHHDRVLAITSHLPHLIAYNIVGTASDLEEVTRSEVIKYSAGGFRDFTRIAASDPVMWRDVFLTNKEAVLEMLGRFTEDLTALQRAIRWGEGESLEKLFSRTRDIRTRIIDAGQDEDVVDFGRHHTDSEGKEIE, encoded by the coding sequence ATGAGTGAAACCGCTATATTTGAAAAACTTGCCATCATAGGTGCAGGGATGATTGGCTCTTCTGTTGCACAAGCTGCACGGCTCACGGGGGCTGTGAACAGGATTGTCATGACGGACCGATGTGACTCAGTCCTAAGGGAAGCAAATGCATTGTCCTTGGCAGATGACTATACTCAGGATGCTGCAGAAGCCGTTGTTGGGGCTGATCTTGTGATGTTGGCTGTGCCTGTGGGGGCAATGGGAGTCGCTGCAGAGACTATTCTCCCCTTCATGCGTTCAGGGGCTATATTGAGTGACGTAGGGTCTGTTAAGGGCGATGTCCTTTCAACATTAGATCCGTTAGTCCCTGGAGATATACATTTGATTCCAGGTCACCCTGTCGCAGGAACTGAAAAGTCTGGCCCCTCAGCCGGAATTCAAGATTTATTTGATGGGCGTTGGTGTATTTTAACTCCCCCTCCTGGGGCAGATCAATCCGCTGTAGAGAAATTATCCGCCTTTTGGGAACGACTGGGGAGTAAGGTAGAAACGATGGATGCAGCGCACCATGATCGTGTTCTTGCCATAACCAGTCACCTGCCGCATTTAATCGCGTATAATATTGTCGGAACGGCAAGTGACCTAGAAGAGGTGACTCGCAGTGAAGTGATTAAATATTCTGCAGGCGGGTTCAGAGATTTTACAAGAATTGCAGCCAGTGATCCAGTGATGTGGCGAGATGTTTTCTTAACCAATAAAGAAGCTGTGTTAGAAATGCTGGGTCGCTTTACAGAAGATTTGACAGCCTTACAACGCGCCATTCGATGGGGCGAAGGCGAGAGCTTAGAAAAGTTATTTTCTCGCACTCGGGATATTCGAACACGTATTATTGATGCGGGGCAGGATGAAGATGTTGTCGACTTTGGACGTCATCACACTGACTCTGAAGGGAAAGAGATAGAATAA